A window of the Lolium perenne isolate Kyuss_39 chromosome 7, Kyuss_2.0, whole genome shotgun sequence genome harbors these coding sequences:
- the LOC127316424 gene encoding protein SHORT INTERNODES 1 — MAGFPLGGGGHHSRGGRDDDRQHAPGATNPPEPSAAAFLYATSASRGGFQLWQHEAQQQHHHPFYGGASSSIIRFADDPAAGAGSSSSRGGGRGASAGAGTISCQDCGNQAKKDCPHMRCRTCCKSRGFDCSTHVKSTWVPAARRRERHHQQPGSEPVKRPREGGQPSSTTPTTTSSGEHQQQMMAADRFPREVSSEAVFRCVRLGPVDEGDAEVAYQTTVSIGGHVFKGILHDVGPDTSLAAGARHQPAEGSSPSTAAGGGGEGGSAAAAAAAAAVSSSAVVMDPYPTPGPYGSYGGAPFFHGHHSR; from the exons ATGGCGGGATTCCCTCTAGGCGGAGGAGGCCACCACAGCCGCGGCGGCCGCGACGACGACAGACAGCACGCTCCCGGCGCCACTAACCCCCCGGAGCCCTCCGCGGCCGCCTTCCTCTACGCCACCAGCGCCTCCCGCGGCGGATTCCAGCTATGGCAGCACGAGGCGCAGCAGCAACACCACCACCCTTTCTACGGCGGCGCCTCCTCCAGCATCATCCGCTTCGCCGATGACCCCGCCGCGGGCGccgggtcgtcgtcgtcgcgcgGCGGAGGGAGGGGCGCCAGCGCCGGCGCGGGCACCATCAGCTGCCAGGACTGTGGCAACCAGGCCAAGAAAGACTGTCCCCACATGCGCTGCCGCACCTGCTGCAAGAGCCGCGGCTTCGACTGCTCCACCCACGTCAAGTCCACCTGGGtccccgccgcacgccgccgcgagCGCCACCACCAGCAGCCCGGCTCCGAGCCCGTCAAGCGCCCGCGAGAAGGAGGCCAGCCCTCCTCCACCACCCCTACCACCACTTCTTCAG GGGAGCATCAGCAGCAGATGATGGCGGCCGACAGGTTCCCGCGGGAGGTGAGCTCGGAGGCGGTGTTCCGCTGCGTGCGGCTGGGCCCGGTCGACGAGGGCGACGCCGAGGTGGCCTACCAGACCACCGTCAGCATCGGTGGCCACGTTTTCAAGGGCATCCTGCACGACGTAGGCCCGGACACCTCGCTCGCCGCCGGGGCCCGCCACCAGCCCGCCGAAGGTTCCTCGCCGAGCACAGCAGCTGGTGGCGGCGGGGAAGGCGGATCCGCAGCAGCAGCCGCAGCTGCCGCCGCCGTCTCGTCATCGGCTGTGGTGATGGACCCGTACCCGACTCCCGGCCCCTACGGTTCCTACGGCGGCGCACCCTTCTTCCACGGCCACCACTCGAGGTGA